One part of the Acinetobacter sp. XS-4 genome encodes these proteins:
- a CDS encoding metal-dependent hydrolase has product MMKLLSFLKNKALGSSIDYKILPRKVKFDWKDTPVDWIPNQPFASYFINEINNILPAGEFWFCRLYNKVLPQITDEKLKQDVQAFIRQEAMHANAHTSANKEYLSVRNIDIQRNLDIMNYLFTTALADKPFDKEVPNFLQGQWDLFRLGVVATVEHMTCVLGKYALYNKRWEELGADPEMVDLVKWHGSEEIEHRTVAFDLYRHLGGGYIPRYYLSLAVIVLVLGLWVDGAAHIMKQDPRFSDAAKSRFFPVKIALEWYKISRKDNQVLPNPIWLIAQQIDYLMPWYDPVKEGSTEDAVSYLSQSPAAKRAELQAA; this is encoded by the coding sequence ATGATGAAATTGTTATCTTTTTTGAAGAACAAGGCTTTAGGTTCTTCTATTGATTATAAAATTCTTCCACGTAAAGTGAAATTTGACTGGAAAGATACCCCTGTCGACTGGATTCCTAACCAGCCTTTCGCAAGTTATTTTATTAATGAAATTAATAATATCTTGCCTGCTGGTGAGTTCTGGTTTTGCCGGTTGTATAACAAGGTTTTACCGCAAATCACAGATGAAAAACTCAAGCAGGATGTACAAGCCTTTATCCGTCAGGAAGCTATGCATGCCAATGCACATACCTCTGCAAACAAAGAATATTTAAGCGTACGTAATATTGATATCCAGAGAAATCTGGACATTATGAACTATTTATTTACGACAGCTTTGGCAGATAAACCTTTTGATAAAGAAGTTCCAAATTTCTTACAAGGCCAATGGGATTTATTCCGTTTAGGCGTTGTTGCCACTGTTGAACATATGACCTGTGTATTAGGTAAATATGCACTATATAACAAACGTTGGGAAGAATTAGGCGCTGATCCTGAAATGGTCGATCTGGTTAAATGGCACGGTTCAGAAGAAATTGAACACCGTACGGTCGCCTTTGATTTATATCGTCATCTTGGTGGTGGCTACATTCCACGCTACTATTTAAGCCTTGCAGTGATTGTACTGGTACTTGGTTTATGGGTAGATGGTGCTGCACACATTATGAAACAAGATCCACGTTTTTCAGATGCCGCTAAATCTAGATTTTTCCCAGTGAAGATTGCTTTAGAATGGTACAAAATTAGCCGAAAGGATAATCAGGTTTTACCAAACCCAATCTGGTTAATTGCCCAACAAATTGATTACCTCATGCCTTGGTATGATCCAGTCAAAGAAGGTAGCACTGAAGATGCGGTTAGCTATTTATCGCAATCTCCAGCAGCAAAAAGAGCAGAGCTTCAAGCCGCTTAA
- a CDS encoding PLP-dependent transferase: protein MKKHNDFQTRLIHAPRKAPQFIETVQPPLFRASTIIFKSTSHLFDRHWTDDYDYSYGTHGTPTTFTLGDNIAQIEGGSHCLLAPSGLSAINVVNSAFLSTNDEVWVPDNIYGPNLEHLNHLQNQYGIIVKVYNPIDASSFQPTERSKLLWLEAAGSVTLEFPDLKNLVKKAKEHGVLTALDNTWGAGLAFNAFNFSDEHLSVDLTVHALTKYPSGGGDILMGSIVTRDDKLHHRLFRTHATLGIAVSGDDAAQVQRSLAHMSLRYEQQSVNAQTLLKWLKDQPQFAQVLHPSDETAPGHQYWQEICTDGQSAGLVSVIFKPDYDITAVRRFCDALALFKLGFSWGGPVSLIMLYDLKMMRKLENTHLQQGLLVRFCIGLEDPQDLIQDIENALKQL, encoded by the coding sequence ATGAAAAAGCATAACGACTTCCAGACTCGCCTCATTCATGCACCAAGAAAGGCTCCACAATTTATTGAAACCGTTCAACCACCCTTATTTCGTGCATCCACTATTATTTTTAAATCAACTTCGCACCTTTTTGACCGCCATTGGACGGATGATTACGACTATAGTTATGGGACACATGGCACCCCTACTACCTTCACCTTAGGCGACAATATTGCGCAAATTGAAGGTGGATCGCATTGTTTACTTGCACCAAGTGGCTTATCAGCAATTAATGTTGTGAACTCAGCATTTTTAAGCACCAATGATGAAGTTTGGGTACCAGACAATATTTATGGACCCAATCTAGAGCACTTAAATCATCTGCAAAATCAATATGGCATTATTGTTAAAGTATATAACCCTATTGACGCCTCAAGCTTTCAACCAACTGAGAGAAGCAAACTGCTATGGTTAGAGGCCGCAGGTTCAGTGACATTGGAATTCCCTGATCTTAAAAATCTAGTTAAAAAAGCTAAAGAACATGGTGTATTAACAGCCCTAGATAACACTTGGGGCGCTGGCCTTGCGTTCAATGCTTTTAATTTTTCCGATGAACACCTATCAGTCGATTTAACCGTTCATGCTCTCACCAAATATCCAAGCGGTGGCGGTGACATCTTAATGGGCAGCATTGTAACCCGTGATGATAAACTCCATCATCGCCTGTTCCGCACACATGCTACTTTAGGTATTGCAGTTTCAGGAGACGATGCAGCTCAAGTTCAACGTAGTCTTGCTCATATGTCTTTACGTTATGAACAACAGTCAGTCAATGCTCAAACTTTACTCAAATGGTTAAAAGATCAACCTCAATTTGCGCAAGTCCTACATCCAAGCGATGAGACTGCCCCTGGCCATCAATATTGGCAAGAAATCTGCACAGATGGCCAAAGTGCTGGTTTAGTCAGTGTTATTTTCAAACCAGACTATGACATTACAGCAGTACGTCGCTTTTGCGATGCATTAGCGCTATTTAAGCTTGGTTTTAGCTGGGGAGGACCAGTTAGCCTAATTATGCTTTATGATTTAAAAATGATGAGAAAACTTGAAAATACACATTTACAACAAGGATTATTGGTTCGCTTCTGCATAGGACTAGAAGATCCGCAAGATTTAATACAAGATATCGAAAATGCTCTGAAACAACTGTAA
- the yihA gene encoding ribosome biogenesis GTP-binding protein YihA/YsxC has protein sequence MRRSEKSKDTKARLAPKQKISYEKAPDPAITAYAVQSLNWLRQAEFLMSAPKLALCVEDSGYEIAFAGRSNAGKSSAINALTNQKQLARASKKPGRTQMINFFSLGNPDQRLVDLPGYGYAAVPEDMKRVWQKELENYLIHRQSLQGLVLLMDIRHPLQHFDMMMLEWAYSRHLFVHILLTKADKLNRGPANKVLLEVKQQLKKMKLDFSIQLFSSLNKLGLEELASVMGGRLHFTLDQQPEFDVDSIPEATDEDAES, from the coding sequence ATGCGTCGTAGTGAAAAATCGAAAGACACCAAAGCCAGACTCGCACCCAAGCAAAAGATCAGCTATGAAAAAGCACCAGATCCAGCGATCACAGCCTATGCTGTGCAATCATTAAACTGGTTGCGCCAAGCTGAGTTTCTAATGAGTGCACCTAAATTGGCACTTTGTGTTGAAGATAGTGGCTACGAAATTGCTTTTGCAGGACGCTCAAATGCTGGTAAGTCTAGTGCCATTAATGCATTAACTAATCAAAAACAACTAGCACGTGCCTCTAAAAAACCAGGCCGTACTCAGATGATTAACTTCTTTAGTCTAGGCAACCCCGATCAGCGTTTAGTCGATCTTCCAGGTTACGGTTATGCAGCTGTACCTGAAGATATGAAAAGGGTGTGGCAAAAAGAATTAGAAAACTACCTAATCCACCGCCAAAGCTTACAAGGCTTAGTTTTACTGATGGATATTCGCCATCCTCTACAGCATTTTGACATGATGATGCTAGAGTGGGCTTATTCGCGTCATCTATTTGTTCATATTCTATTAACAAAAGCAGACAAACTTAATCGTGGTCCTGCAAATAAAGTATTACTTGAAGTTAAACAACAACTTAAAAAAATGAAGCTTGATTTTTCCATTCAGCTTTTCTCTTCACTTAACAAATTAGGTTTGGAAGAGCTTGCAAGTGTCATGGGTGGACGTCTGCATTTTACGCTAGATCAACAGCCAGAATTTGATGTCGATTCAATCCCTGAAGCGACAGATGAAGATGCTGAGAGCTAA
- a CDS encoding type 1 glutamine amidotransferase, with protein MKSHLRVHYFQHIAGEGFGSCHSFLKAHHATISSTEFFALPVDRALEIEALPQIEEVDLLLVMGGTMSVNDEANFPWLKIEKRWLRRYLAAGKPAIGLCLGGQLIANALGAAVSRNRYQELGWSTVQRVANLPQESFPLPEKMRVMQWHSETFEIPKGAIHLAQSQACRNQMYQIGKNVLGFQFHPEMTPSTLALLLEDEEELSIFDGEYVQSTRELHHFEAQKFEQGNQLLNKAIEFVISA; from the coding sequence ATGAAGTCGCATTTACGAGTTCACTATTTTCAACACATTGCTGGTGAAGGGTTTGGGAGTTGTCATTCATTTTTAAAGGCTCACCACGCGACCATTAGCTCTACGGAGTTCTTTGCACTTCCGGTTGATCGGGCACTAGAAATAGAAGCTTTACCTCAAATTGAAGAGGTTGATTTGCTATTGGTCATGGGTGGAACCATGAGTGTAAATGATGAGGCGAATTTTCCATGGTTAAAAATAGAGAAAAGATGGTTGCGTCGTTATTTAGCAGCAGGAAAACCAGCTATTGGCCTTTGTTTGGGAGGGCAGCTAATTGCTAATGCGTTGGGTGCGGCGGTGAGCCGTAATCGCTATCAGGAACTTGGATGGTCAACAGTTCAGCGAGTGGCAAATTTACCTCAAGAAAGCTTTCCTTTACCAGAGAAGATGAGGGTGATGCAATGGCATAGCGAGACATTTGAAATACCTAAAGGCGCTATACATTTGGCTCAAAGTCAGGCTTGTCGCAATCAGATGTATCAGATTGGAAAAAATGTGCTGGGTTTTCAGTTCCATCCAGAGATGACACCGTCAACTTTAGCGCTTTTACTTGAAGACGAAGAAGAGTTGTCTATTTTTGATGGGGAATATGTTCAATCTACGCGTGAACTACACCATTTCGAAGCACAAAAGTTTGAACAAGGTAATCAACTTCTAAATAAGGCGATTGAATTTGTAATAAGTGCCTAG
- the rplC gene encoding 50S ribosomal protein L3 gives MAIGLVGRKCGMTRIFTDAGVSVPVTVIEVDPNRITQIKTLETDGYQAVQVTTGERRESRVTNAQKGHFAKAGVAAGRLVKEFRVTEAELEGREVGGTIGVDLFTVGQVVDVTGQSKGKGFQGGVKRWNFRTQDATHGNSVSHRVLGSTGQNQTPGRVFKGKKMAGHLGDERVTVQGLEIVSIDAERSVLVVKGAIPGSTGGDVIVRPTIKA, from the coding sequence ATGGCTATTGGTTTAGTCGGTCGCAAATGTGGTATGACTCGCATCTTTACAGATGCAGGTGTTTCTGTACCTGTTACAGTCATCGAAGTCGATCCAAACCGCATTACGCAAATCAAAACACTTGAAACTGATGGTTATCAAGCTGTTCAAGTAACTACTGGTGAACGTCGCGAATCTCGCGTAACTAACGCTCAGAAAGGTCACTTTGCGAAAGCTGGTGTTGCTGCTGGTCGTTTGGTTAAAGAGTTCCGTGTTACTGAAGCTGAGCTTGAAGGTCGTGAAGTTGGCGGTACTATTGGTGTTGATTTGTTCACAGTTGGTCAAGTTGTTGACGTAACTGGTCAATCAAAAGGTAAAGGTTTCCAAGGTGGTGTTAAACGTTGGAACTTCCGTACCCAAGACGCTACTCACGGTAACTCAGTTTCTCACCGTGTATTAGGTTCTACAGGTCAAAACCAAACTCCTGGTCGCGTGTTCAAAGGCAAAAAAATGGCTGGTCACTTAGGTGATGAACGCGTAACAGTACAAGGTCTTGAAATCGTATCTATTGACGCTGAACGTTCTGTTTTAGTTGTTAAAGGTGCAATTCCTGGTTCAACTGGCGGTGACGTGATTGTACGTCCTACCATCAAGGCCTGA
- a CDS encoding Rrf2 family transcriptional regulator, with product MQLNKFTDYALRILMYVARPSDAPYTIAEIAKDLHVSQNHLVKVVHFMGKQEWIITIRGKGGGIRLNPDALHSNLGSIVRILQGDNQIVECNTPPCVLRAHCGLKGILDQALESFYQSLDQYTLGEVLQQSKSAPANSPIAFLQI from the coding sequence ATGCAGCTTAATAAATTTACCGATTATGCATTACGAATATTAATGTATGTTGCACGCCCAAGTGATGCACCCTACACGATTGCAGAAATCGCGAAAGATTTGCATGTTTCACAAAACCATCTGGTTAAAGTTGTTCACTTTATGGGCAAACAAGAATGGATTATTACCATTCGCGGTAAAGGCGGTGGAATTCGCTTAAACCCAGATGCACTTCACTCAAATTTAGGTTCAATTGTTCGAATATTGCAGGGCGACAATCAAATTGTTGAATGCAATACACCACCTTGTGTGCTGCGCGCTCACTGTGGTCTAAAAGGTATTCTTGACCAAGCTTTAGAAAGCTTTTATCAAAGCCTAGACCAATACACACTCGGAGAAGTTTTACAGCAATCAAAATCTGCTCCTGCTAACTCCCCTATTGCCTTTTTACAAATCTAG
- a CDS encoding helicase HerA-like domain-containing protein, whose amino-acid sequence MGTPIVIAKNINDTSKEIVLLSQFANRHGLIAGATGTGKTVTLKVLAESFSRIGVPVFLADAKGDVSSLAKAGEASDKFDERLKLLQIDSVPFAANPVVFWDLFGQQGHPIRTTISEIGPILLARMLNLNDTQEGVLAAVFRIADDQGLLLVDFKDLKAMITFVSEHAAEFKAEYGNLSPASLGAIQRNLLALADQGGEQFFGEPALNILDFIQTDANGHGYINILAADKLMNTPKLYATFLLWMLSELFEQLPEVGDMDKPKLVFFFDEAHLLFDNASQALQDKIEQVVRLIRSKGIGIYFITQNPLDLPESVLGQLGNRVQHALRAFTPKDQKAVKTAADTFRANPDFKVDEAITELGVGEALISCLDEQGTPQIVERGWVMPPYSAFTPITPEERKNVISQSIIAGIYEQVVDRDSAYEMLQNKVAEREQQQQNAELAKQQEKEQETLAKQQAKEQERLVREQLKEEERAARERAKLTQDIVGTFAKSAARSLGGSTGQKLVRGLLGSLFGK is encoded by the coding sequence ATGGGTACACCGATTGTTATTGCTAAAAACATTAATGACACATCCAAAGAAATTGTTTTACTTTCCCAGTTTGCTAACCGTCATGGACTAATTGCAGGCGCCACGGGTACAGGTAAAACAGTTACGTTAAAAGTTCTAGCAGAGAGTTTCTCTCGAATTGGTGTACCGGTATTTCTTGCCGATGCTAAAGGCGATGTTTCGAGTCTCGCAAAAGCGGGAGAAGCTTCAGACAAATTTGATGAACGACTAAAGCTTTTGCAGATTGATAGCGTTCCTTTCGCAGCCAATCCTGTCGTTTTTTGGGACTTGTTTGGTCAACAAGGCCACCCTATTCGCACAACCATTTCCGAAATTGGGCCAATTTTATTAGCTCGTATGCTCAACTTAAACGACACACAAGAAGGCGTTTTGGCAGCAGTTTTCCGGATTGCCGATGACCAAGGTTTGCTATTAGTCGACTTTAAAGACTTAAAAGCCATGATCACTTTTGTAAGTGAACATGCAGCCGAGTTTAAAGCAGAATATGGCAATTTATCTCCAGCAAGCTTAGGCGCTATTCAGCGCAATTTACTAGCCCTTGCCGATCAAGGTGGAGAGCAATTTTTTGGTGAACCCGCCTTAAATATTCTAGATTTTATTCAAACCGATGCAAATGGGCATGGCTACATTAATATTCTTGCGGCTGATAAGCTCATGAATACACCTAAGCTCTATGCCACTTTCCTTTTATGGATGCTTTCAGAACTATTTGAACAACTTCCAGAAGTCGGTGACATGGATAAACCTAAACTTGTGTTTTTCTTTGATGAAGCACACTTGCTGTTTGACAATGCCAGCCAAGCACTCCAAGACAAGATTGAACAAGTTGTACGCTTAATTCGCTCTAAAGGTATTGGCATCTATTTTATTACTCAAAACCCACTCGATTTACCAGAAAGTGTTCTTGGTCAGCTTGGTAATCGTGTTCAACATGCGCTACGTGCATTTACGCCTAAAGACCAAAAAGCGGTAAAAACTGCAGCTGATACTTTCCGTGCCAATCCAGACTTTAAAGTTGATGAGGCCATAACCGAACTTGGTGTTGGTGAGGCACTCATTAGCTGCCTAGATGAGCAAGGTACTCCACAAATTGTAGAGCGTGGTTGGGTCATGCCTCCTTACTCTGCATTTACACCAATTACTCCAGAAGAACGAAAGAATGTTATTTCCCAAAGTATTATTGCTGGCATTTATGAACAGGTCGTAGATCGTGATAGCGCCTATGAAATGCTACAAAATAAAGTCGCTGAACGAGAACAGCAACAACAAAATGCTGAACTTGCCAAACAGCAGGAAAAAGAGCAAGAAACTTTAGCCAAACAACAAGCAAAAGAACAAGAACGATTGGTACGCGAGCAACTAAAAGAAGAAGAACGAGCAGCTCGTGAACGGGCGAAGCTTACGCAAGATATTGTTGGTACTTTTGCAAAAAGTGCTGCACGAAGTTTAGGAGGAAGTACAGGCCAAAAATTAGTGAGAGGTCTGCTTGGCTCACTTTTTGGCAAGTAA
- the rpsJ gene encoding 30S ribosomal protein S10 produces MSNQRIRIRLKSFDHRLIDQSAQEIVETAKRTGAQVCGPIPMPTRIERFNVLTSPHVNKDARDQYEIRTYKRLIDIVQPTDKTVDALMKLDLAAGVDVQIALG; encoded by the coding sequence ATGTCTAACCAGAGAATTCGTATCCGTTTGAAGTCTTTTGATCATCGTCTGATTGATCAATCTGCTCAAGAGATCGTAGAAACCGCTAAGCGTACTGGCGCACAAGTTTGTGGTCCAATTCCGATGCCTACTCGCATCGAACGCTTCAACGTTCTTACTTCACCGCACGTTAACAAAGATGCGCGTGACCAGTACGAAATCCGCACTTATAAACGTTTGATCGATATCGTTCAACCTACAGATAAAACTGTTGATGCATTGATGAAATTAGATCTTGCGGCTGGTGTTGATGTTCAGATCGCTTTGGGTTAA
- a CDS encoding globin domain-containing protein, whose product MTPQQIELVKSTVPVLREHGVTLTTYFYKRMLNNNPELKNVFNLDDQTSLRQPRALAAAVLAYAENIENPTVLAKAVERITTKHVSLDIQPDQYAIVGDNLLHSISEVLNVPFESELIEAWKQAYLQLADILIGVEKQKYEQLESLKGGWAGWRSFEITQIDPLESGKRFTLKATDHEDVLTGPANAFISVKVQVPEQQLEQPKAFKFTEAQENNSYHFEVQPEENHTEFSVSNILLEHYRVGDQVQVSAPLTL is encoded by the coding sequence ATGACTCCACAACAAATTGAACTCGTTAAATCTACTGTACCTGTTTTACGTGAACACGGTGTTACGCTGACTACATACTTTTATAAGCGTATGCTCAATAACAATCCTGAATTAAAAAATGTTTTTAACTTAGATGACCAAACCAGCTTACGTCAGCCGCGCGCGCTTGCAGCTGCCGTTCTTGCATATGCAGAAAACATTGAGAACCCTACGGTTTTAGCCAAAGCTGTTGAACGTATCACCACTAAACATGTGAGCTTGGATATTCAGCCTGATCAATATGCAATTGTTGGTGACAACCTACTTCACTCAATTAGTGAAGTGCTCAACGTTCCATTTGAGTCAGAGCTTATCGAAGCATGGAAACAGGCTTATCTACAATTGGCAGATATCTTGATTGGCGTTGAAAAACAAAAATATGAACAACTTGAGAGCTTAAAAGGCGGATGGGCTGGCTGGCGTTCATTTGAAATTACACAAATTGATCCTCTTGAATCTGGCAAACGCTTCACGTTAAAAGCGACTGATCATGAGGACGTACTAACTGGTCCAGCAAATGCTTTTATTTCAGTTAAAGTACAAGTTCCAGAGCAACAGCTTGAACAGCCGAAAGCTTTTAAATTTACAGAAGCTCAAGAAAACAACTCATATCATTTTGAAGTTCAGCCTGAAGAAAACCATACTGAATTCTCAGTTTCGAACATCTTGCTTGAACATTATAGAGTTGGCGATCAAGTTCAAGTTTCAGCACCTTTAACGCTCTAA